The Halosimplex litoreum genome has a window encoding:
- the nth gene encoding endonuclease III: MGTPLPSRAEQAEEVVDRLWEEYPDATISLNFSNRLELLVAVVLSAQCTDERVNQETEALFEKYQSAADYAEADVEELSEDIGSITYHNSKADYLKTSGRIIAEEHDGEVPDTMEELTELKGVGRKTANVILQHGYDLVEGIVVDTHVQRLSRRLGITEERRPEAIEEDLLPVVPEDEWKWYTHLLISHGRAVCTARNPDCGECMLADICPSAKGDSEVDLASGEPWDA; this comes from the coding sequence ATGGGCACGCCACTTCCCTCGCGCGCGGAGCAGGCCGAAGAGGTCGTCGACCGGCTCTGGGAGGAGTACCCCGACGCGACCATCTCGCTGAACTTCTCGAACCGACTGGAGCTGCTGGTCGCCGTCGTCCTCTCCGCACAGTGTACCGACGAGCGCGTCAACCAGGAGACCGAAGCCCTCTTCGAAAAGTACCAGTCCGCGGCGGACTACGCCGAGGCGGACGTCGAGGAACTCTCCGAGGACATCGGGTCGATCACCTACCACAACAGCAAGGCCGACTACCTCAAGACCTCCGGGCGGATCATCGCCGAGGAACACGACGGCGAGGTCCCCGACACGATGGAGGAACTGACGGAGCTGAAGGGCGTGGGTCGGAAGACGGCGAACGTCATCCTCCAGCACGGCTACGACCTGGTCGAGGGGATCGTCGTCGACACGCACGTCCAGCGGCTCTCCCGGCGGCTGGGGATCACCGAGGAACGGCGGCCGGAAGCCATCGAGGAGGACCTGCTCCCGGTCGTGCCCGAGGACGAATGGAAGTGGTACACCCACCTGCTGATCAGCCACGGCCGCGCGGTGTGTACGGCGCGCAACCCCGACTGCGGGGAGTGCATGTTGGCGGACATCTGCCCGTCGGCGAAGGGCGACTCCGAGGTCGACCTGGCGAGCGGCGAGCCCTGGGACGCGTGA
- a CDS encoding HIT domain-containing protein, producing the protein MSQCPFCSIVAGDSPAYRLYEDERSLAFLDIEPGTRGHTLVIPKTHHETVTDMPESLAGAVFRTVHRVAGALESAFQLDGCNVVQSNGVVAGQEVHHVHVHIVPRYGDDTVTLGWNGEPADERTQREVADTVRDHLAS; encoded by the coding sequence ATGTCACAGTGCCCTTTCTGTTCGATTGTCGCCGGGGATTCGCCTGCGTATCGGCTGTACGAGGACGAGCGTTCGCTCGCATTCCTCGATATCGAACCCGGTACACGCGGGCATACGCTCGTCATCCCGAAAACACACCACGAGACTGTGACCGACATGCCGGAATCGCTCGCCGGAGCGGTATTCCGAACCGTTCACCGCGTTGCAGGTGCGCTCGAATCGGCCTTCCAGCTTGATGGTTGCAACGTCGTTCAGTCGAACGGCGTCGTCGCAGGACAGGAAGTCCATCACGTCCACGTTCACATCGTTCCTCGATACGGTGACGATACCGTGACGCTTGGGTGGAACGGCGAACCCGCCGACGAAAGGACCCAGCGGGAGGTCGCCGACACTGTTCGGGATCACTTAGCATCGTAG
- a CDS encoding DUF7504 family protein, whose product MSNWLFPDRDEVADPAGDAVDPADPEVDPTAGDLDPDAAEVDPLRADAVDPGTSILVAGPAMTGKRRLLFDLVGGSDSRTGAFVTTKKPARKMAAWFAATRPDDEAWDLSVVDCTGSAGRERRSHTPEIDDLRVVSSPGDLTGVGIELTGILREWHHDEVVDPRVGLHSLSTLLMYTDLKRVYQFLHVVTTRVASVDGVGVYTLDVSASGSAHDALKQLFDAMVEVRPGEGGVGVSGSRGRLRPALVDGVLRGLRIGFGYDAK is encoded by the coding sequence GTGAGCAACTGGCTGTTCCCGGACCGCGACGAGGTGGCGGACCCGGCGGGTGACGCGGTCGATCCCGCGGACCCGGAGGTGGACCCGACGGCGGGCGACCTCGACCCGGACGCCGCCGAGGTCGACCCGCTCCGCGCCGACGCCGTCGACCCGGGGACGAGCATTCTGGTGGCCGGACCGGCGATGACCGGCAAGCGGCGGCTGCTGTTCGACCTCGTCGGCGGCTCGGACTCCCGGACCGGCGCCTTCGTGACGACGAAAAAGCCCGCGCGGAAGATGGCCGCCTGGTTCGCCGCAACGCGGCCGGACGACGAAGCCTGGGACCTCTCGGTCGTCGACTGTACCGGAAGCGCCGGTCGCGAGCGCCGGTCGCACACCCCGGAGATCGACGACCTGCGGGTGGTGTCCAGTCCTGGCGACCTGACCGGCGTCGGCATCGAGTTGACGGGCATCCTCCGCGAGTGGCACCACGACGAGGTGGTGGACCCCCGAGTCGGCCTGCACTCGCTGTCGACGCTGCTGATGTACACCGACCTGAAACGGGTCTACCAGTTCCTCCACGTCGTCACGACCCGCGTCGCCAGCGTCGACGGCGTCGGGGTCTACACCCTCGACGTGAGCGCCAGCGGGTCGGCACACGACGCACTCAAACAGCTGTTCGACGCCATGGTCGAAGTCCGACCCGGAGAGGGGGGGGTCGGAGTTTCGGGTTCGAGGGGGCGACTTCGGCCCGCGCTCGTGGACGGGGTTCTGAGGGGCCTGCGTATCGGTTTCGGCTACGATGCTAAGTGA
- the hmgB gene encoding hydroxymethylglutaryl-CoA synthase, whose amino-acid sequence MTSVGIDAVEIRTGKLRLDLPETFAPAQGDDPGKYTKGLGLTASSFPDVYEDIVTMGANAAHDLMERKGLQPEDIGRIDVATESAFDNSKPVSTYIAGCLEQVYEGDFHHANKGERKFACISGTQSLDDAYNWIRAGRNRGRSALVIATDTALYARDDPGEATQGAGAVALLVSEDPDVVELSTEQGYGSADETDFLKPQQQFPSVDGKRSVQVYLARMREAVKDFESVAGKIHPDDAALIPFHTPFPGMVRKAAALAFRHVSRGTEIEEELAPEIGRQPRREAFDSEEAFREAAADYTDELTDTDTYREWYAETVEPTLTVSREVGNWYTGSVHVARLSGLKAAYEDDIDMTGETLLVGSYGSGAQAEIHAETVQPGWADEIEAIDVDEQLAARYELSFEEYEDVHDVHNHDEDAGAADVDQFTAPESEFVFDGWGRMGERKYTYVE is encoded by the coding sequence ATGACATCCGTCGGTATCGACGCCGTGGAGATCCGGACGGGGAAGCTACGGCTGGACCTGCCGGAGACGTTCGCGCCGGCGCAGGGCGACGACCCCGGGAAGTACACGAAGGGGCTGGGGCTGACGGCCAGTTCGTTCCCGGACGTCTACGAGGACATCGTGACGATGGGGGCCAACGCGGCCCACGACCTGATGGAGCGCAAGGGGCTCCAGCCGGAGGACATCGGCCGCATCGACGTGGCGACGGAGTCGGCGTTCGACAACTCCAAGCCGGTCTCGACGTACATCGCGGGCTGTCTCGAACAGGTGTACGAGGGCGACTTCCACCACGCCAACAAGGGCGAGCGCAAGTTCGCCTGCATCTCGGGTACCCAGAGTCTCGACGACGCGTACAACTGGATCCGGGCGGGGCGCAACCGCGGCCGCTCGGCGCTGGTGATCGCCACCGACACCGCGCTGTACGCCCGCGACGACCCCGGCGAGGCCACCCAGGGCGCCGGCGCCGTCGCCCTGCTCGTCAGCGAGGATCCCGACGTGGTCGAGCTGTCCACCGAGCAGGGCTACGGCAGCGCCGACGAGACGGACTTCCTCAAGCCCCAGCAGCAGTTCCCGAGCGTCGACGGCAAGCGGTCGGTGCAGGTGTACCTCGCGCGGATGCGCGAGGCCGTCAAGGACTTCGAGTCCGTCGCGGGGAAGATCCACCCCGACGACGCGGCGCTGATCCCCTTCCACACGCCGTTCCCGGGGATGGTCCGCAAGGCCGCCGCGCTCGCGTTCCGCCACGTCAGCCGCGGCACCGAGATCGAGGAGGAACTCGCGCCGGAGATCGGCCGCCAGCCCCGCCGCGAGGCCTTCGACAGCGAGGAGGCGTTCCGCGAGGCCGCCGCCGACTACACCGACGAGCTGACCGACACCGACACGTATCGCGAGTGGTACGCCGAGACCGTCGAGCCCACCCTCACCGTCTCCCGCGAGGTCGGCAACTGGTACACCGGCTCGGTCCACGTCGCCCGTCTCTCCGGGCTGAAAGCCGCCTACGAGGACGACATCGACATGACCGGCGAGACGCTGCTCGTCGGGTCGTACGGGTCGGGCGCCCAGGCGGAGATCCACGCCGAGACCGTCCAGCCCGGCTGGGCCGACGAGATCGAAGCCATCGACGTCGACGAGCAGCTGGCGGCCCGCTACGAGCTGAGCTTCGAGGAGTACGAGGACGTCCACGACGTGCACAACCACGACGAGGACGCCGGCGCCGCCGACGTGGACCAGTTCACCGCGCCCGAATCGGAGTTCGTCTTCGACGGCTGGGGTCGGATGGGCGAGCGCAAGTACACCTACGTGGAGTGA
- a CDS encoding PKD domain-containing protein — protein sequence MEPWDDRGQSIQIGAVLIFAALILLLSLYQATIVPQQNEQVEFDHSQQVRGDLLDLRNAVTSTVGESASRSVSIQLGTTYPSRVLAVNPPPVSGLLRTAGTADGDVNFTLSNAVALDNETDDFWDGSADSGGRYQTGSLVYRPSYNEYGQPPRTVYDSTVLYDNFTFEGATIARSGQTLIDGSTISLVALNGSLQQSSSGAASVDVRPKSASSTTVAVRDSAAGNITIRTATRLPNSTWTELLADEANVTGWETSPLSVDGFRTVEIELVPGTYELRMAKAGVGTRVTDTDAAYMTDVAADGSTVPEDGSVRLTLEVRDAYNNPVAGVNVTGESQEVANGTLNETEVATGDDGRATFQFEAESVNTSADVPVEFNFTLPDSSPTPFDPDDPEDVEVVVRVQNTQVPEGSGGGGGAGYSLEWTDAGTVPGPTTGTSSEVCATGSGVDPCSVVMQSETSDAQIGAPVGFGSNDTALVRVLDRANATTSDGTARTTVRFERAEGNATLWTQSAGANATRIVSTPSYSSFDSDLGEWGEFGSFQGTGVSRTSGESNSGDAVVLPGGNDGGIVTTGYDTTDAELVVFQYWIKESDTGDVGDGNGDISVEYRDSGGDWVTVDSQALTGTSPGALRTVRLGSGAIHDDLAIRFEQTNADTANDEWVIDDPQISVIGEAVGGGGPGGGGNQPPSASFTVSDSNPDVGQTVTFDASGPSGSNDPDGSIVSYNWDFGDGATDSGSTPTHAYGSTGSYTVTLTATDDDGATDTATQTVSVGTSNQPPTADAGPDETVEEGNSVGLDGTGSTDSDGTVTGYAWTITSGQGSLSDANTETPTYNAPADVSGDQSVTVELEVTDDDGATDTDTLTITVEDVAGQAIQFSNIQGFTADPSANEFTLDQVQVQDADSDDDLDRIEYVVTDGDGNTVATRTVTGIGPAQYQPSGTPAVTIAADDPVVGGETYTLTATAYDADGNSASRSRSDTTSTPTATTVTPTAFNDRDNDNPETGESEALPPGPDESGDLANFANLASEDGSTATIEDGGQTTNVGLELYGITTTADDYRVEIGYTKEGYSGAGTMDVVLVDAQGTELQRESLRNTGEPEELAFTVNDAAEAAIADTGSVFLVFEKTGGGYARTSVDYVRATALTDGNARDGGPPSATVTSVTTGNCNNGNGGGYCVSWDGSDPNGDFTEVTTIIEDASGTDLSTETTTFGPTGSNTGDQRHTGVGGSAAQVRVIARDANGNELVFTRPIP from the coding sequence ATGGAGCCGTGGGACGACAGGGGCCAGTCCATCCAGATCGGGGCCGTCCTGATCTTCGCGGCGCTGATCCTCCTGTTGTCGCTGTACCAGGCGACGATCGTCCCACAGCAGAACGAACAGGTCGAGTTCGACCACAGCCAGCAGGTCCGGGGCGACCTGCTCGATCTTCGCAACGCCGTCACGTCGACGGTCGGCGAGTCGGCGAGTCGGTCCGTGTCGATCCAGTTGGGGACGACCTATCCCTCGCGAGTGCTGGCGGTGAACCCGCCGCCTGTGTCGGGGTTGCTGCGGACGGCGGGGACCGCCGACGGCGACGTGAACTTCACGCTCTCGAACGCCGTGGCGCTGGACAACGAGACGGACGACTTCTGGGACGGCTCGGCGGACTCCGGAGGCCGCTACCAGACCGGTTCGCTCGTCTACCGGCCGAGCTACAACGAGTACGGCCAGCCGCCGCGGACGGTGTACGACTCGACGGTGTTGTACGACAACTTCACCTTCGAGGGGGCGACCATCGCGCGCAGCGGTCAGACGCTGATCGACGGGTCGACGATCTCGCTGGTGGCGCTGAACGGCTCGCTGCAGCAGTCGTCGTCGGGTGCGGCCTCGGTGGACGTACGCCCGAAGAGCGCGTCGAGCACGACGGTCGCAGTGAGGGACAGTGCCGCAGGTAACATCACGATCCGGACGGCGACGCGACTCCCGAACTCGACGTGGACGGAACTGCTGGCGGACGAGGCGAACGTCACCGGCTGGGAGACGAGCCCGCTGTCCGTCGACGGCTTTCGGACGGTCGAGATCGAGCTGGTCCCGGGCACCTACGAGTTGCGGATGGCGAAGGCCGGTGTCGGGACGCGGGTGACCGATACGGACGCAGCGTACATGACCGACGTAGCTGCCGACGGGTCGACGGTGCCCGAGGACGGGTCGGTTCGGCTGACCCTCGAAGTACGTGACGCGTACAACAACCCCGTCGCGGGAGTCAACGTGACGGGTGAGTCTCAGGAGGTGGCCAACGGGACGCTCAACGAGACCGAAGTGGCGACCGGCGACGACGGGCGGGCGACGTTCCAGTTCGAGGCGGAGTCGGTGAACACGTCGGCGGACGTACCCGTCGAGTTCAACTTCACGCTTCCTGATTCGTCGCCGACGCCGTTCGACCCCGACGACCCCGAGGACGTCGAGGTCGTCGTCAGGGTCCAGAACACGCAGGTCCCCGAAGGGTCTGGCGGCGGTGGCGGCGCGGGGTACTCGCTGGAGTGGACCGACGCCGGGACGGTGCCGGGACCGACGACGGGCACCAGCAGCGAGGTCTGTGCGACCGGATCCGGCGTCGACCCCTGTAGCGTGGTGATGCAGTCGGAGACGAGCGACGCGCAGATCGGCGCACCGGTCGGGTTCGGGTCGAACGACACGGCGCTCGTCCGAGTGCTCGACCGAGCAAACGCGACGACGTCCGACGGGACCGCGCGGACGACGGTCCGGTTCGAGCGGGCGGAGGGCAACGCGACGCTGTGGACCCAGAGCGCAGGTGCCAACGCCACGCGGATCGTTTCGACGCCGTCGTACTCCAGTTTCGACAGCGATCTCGGCGAGTGGGGAGAGTTCGGGTCTTTCCAGGGCACCGGGGTGTCCCGCACCAGTGGTGAGTCGAACAGCGGGGACGCGGTCGTACTCCCGGGCGGTAACGACGGCGGGATCGTCACGACCGGCTACGACACCACCGATGCGGAGCTAGTCGTCTTCCAGTACTGGATCAAAGAGAGCGATACGGGTGACGTCGGCGACGGTAACGGCGATATCTCCGTCGAGTACCGCGACAGCGGTGGTGACTGGGTCACGGTCGACAGCCAGGCTCTGACTGGGACCTCACCCGGTGCGCTGCGGACCGTCCGCCTCGGGAGTGGGGCGATCCACGACGACCTGGCGATCCGGTTCGAGCAGACCAACGCCGACACCGCCAACGACGAGTGGGTGATCGACGACCCGCAGATCTCGGTAATCGGTGAGGCGGTCGGTGGCGGAGGGCCGGGCGGCGGCGGCAACCAGCCGCCTTCGGCGTCGTTCACGGTGTCGGATTCGAACCCCGACGTCGGTCAGACGGTCACCTTCGACGCGAGCGGACCCAGTGGGTCCAACGACCCCGATGGGTCGATCGTGAGCTACAACTGGGACTTCGGTGACGGAGCGACCGACTCCGGGTCGACCCCCACTCACGCGTACGGGTCCACCGGGAGTTACACCGTGACGTTGACTGCCACCGACGACGACGGAGCGACCGACACCGCGACGCAGACGGTTTCGGTGGGGACCAGTAACCAGCCGCCGACTGCCGACGCCGGCCCCGACGAGACCGTCGAGGAGGGGAACAGCGTCGGACTTGACGGCACCGGTAGCACCGACAGCGACGGGACGGTCACGGGGTACGCCTGGACGATCACGAGCGGTCAGGGGTCGCTCTCGGACGCGAACACGGAGACGCCGACGTACAACGCTCCGGCGGACGTGAGCGGCGACCAGTCGGTGACCGTCGAACTGGAAGTGACCGACGACGACGGTGCGACCGACACGGACACGCTGACGATAACCGTCGAGGACGTCGCTGGGCAGGCTATCCAGTTCTCGAACATCCAGGGCTTCACGGCCGATCCGTCGGCCAACGAGTTCACGCTCGACCAGGTGCAGGTCCAGGACGCGGATAGCGACGACGACCTGGATCGGATCGAGTACGTCGTCACCGACGGTGACGGGAACACGGTGGCGACGCGGACGGTGACGGGGATCGGGCCGGCCCAGTACCAGCCGAGCGGGACGCCGGCGGTCACGATCGCCGCGGACGACCCGGTGGTCGGCGGGGAGACGTACACGCTCACCGCGACCGCCTACGACGCGGACGGAAACTCGGCGAGTCGGAGCCGCTCGGATACGACGTCGACGCCCACCGCGACCACGGTCACGCCGACGGCGTTCAACGACCGCGACAACGACAACCCCGAGACGGGTGAGTCCGAGGCGCTCCCGCCCGGTCCGGACGAGTCCGGAGACCTGGCGAACTTCGCCAACCTCGCGAGCGAAGACGGTTCGACCGCGACCATCGAGGACGGTGGACAGACGACCAACGTCGGGCTCGAACTGTACGGGATCACGACGACGGCCGACGACTACCGGGTCGAGATCGGCTACACCAAGGAGGGGTACAGCGGCGCAGGGACGATGGACGTGGTCCTCGTCGACGCTCAGGGCACGGAACTCCAGCGCGAGTCGCTACGCAACACCGGCGAGCCCGAGGAACTGGCCTTTACCGTCAACGACGCGGCGGAGGCGGCCATCGCCGACACCGGCTCGGTCTTCCTCGTCTTCGAGAAGACCGGTGGGGGCTACGCGCGAACGTCCGTCGACTACGTCCGGGCGACGGCGCTCACCGACGGCAACGCCCGCGACGGCGGCCCGCCGTCCGCCACGGTCACGTCGGTGACCACCGGCAACTGCAACAACGGCAACGGTGGCGGCTACTGCGTCTCCTGGGACGGTTCGGACCCCAACGGAGACTTCACCGAAGTGACGACCATCATCGAGGACGCCAGCGGGACCGACCTCTCGACGGAGACGACCACGTTCGGTCCCACCGGGAGCAACACGGGCGACCAGCGCCACACCGGCGTCGGCGGCTCGGCCGCGCAGGTCCGGGTCATCGCCCGCGACGCCAACGGCAACGAACTGGTGTTCACGCGACCGATACCTTGA
- a CDS encoding DUF2150 family protein codes for MSNQPGEYYTPERWQNWLDRIDEEDLEPEDDDTAQLLWNMQDDTAIAVVKVVSDFEEGVLDEEEALSEIEDMREVVLAEPEFEDEQALMLVDSVQTSLVCVFYAAEEFVVGGTAEDAPIGEYVGAAADAEAEEDLDTALSYCVQAGTLVVDGAEFDPSMAEEVEPGLVVQWVNGLDSLQTAMKDPEVVEEDDE; via the coding sequence ATGAGCAATCAGCCGGGGGAGTACTACACGCCCGAACGCTGGCAGAACTGGCTGGACAGGATCGACGAGGAGGACCTCGAACCCGAGGACGACGACACCGCGCAGCTGCTCTGGAACATGCAGGACGACACGGCGATCGCCGTCGTCAAGGTCGTCTCCGACTTCGAGGAGGGCGTCCTCGACGAAGAGGAGGCCCTCTCGGAGATCGAAGACATGCGCGAGGTCGTCCTCGCCGAACCGGAGTTCGAGGACGAACAGGCGCTGATGCTCGTCGACAGCGTCCAGACTTCCCTGGTCTGTGTCTTCTACGCCGCCGAGGAGTTCGTCGTCGGCGGCACCGCCGAAGACGCACCTATCGGCGAGTACGTCGGCGCCGCGGCCGACGCCGAGGCCGAAGAGGATCTAGATACCGCGCTGTCCTACTGCGTCCAGGCGGGGACGCTCGTCGTCGACGGCGCCGAGTTCGACCCGTCGATGGCCGAAGAGGTCGAACCCGGGCTCGTCGTCCAGTGGGTCAACGGGCTCGACAGCCTCCAGACGGCGATGAAAGACCCCGAAGTCGTCGAAGAAGACGACGAGTAG
- a CDS encoding TatD family hydrolase has translation MNAEIDGPVLDDHMHLDPVHGRGVDAAREFADGGGTHLLVVNKPSWHLLDSLPENAADFREVFDLTVDVVERASEELPGRAWPVLGVHPGLVSQLVDDGTDPEAARDLMQVGLDTAAEYVADGPALALKSGRPHYEVSDAVWDASNDVMKHGFELAAESECAIQLHAESSEDFTDVAEWARDRGLDPERVVKHYSGGRLAGITKSVISHKDELELAIDEGEPFMMETDFVDDPDRPGAVLGVGTVPSRVRWLREQGYDEAIERAHVDTPAAVYGIDTQATLG, from the coding sequence ATGAACGCCGAGATCGACGGTCCGGTCCTCGACGACCACATGCACCTAGACCCCGTCCACGGCCGCGGCGTCGACGCCGCCCGCGAGTTCGCCGACGGCGGCGGCACGCACCTGCTCGTCGTCAACAAACCCTCCTGGCACCTGCTCGACTCGCTGCCCGAGAACGCCGCGGACTTCCGCGAGGTGTTCGATCTGACCGTCGACGTCGTCGAACGGGCGAGCGAAGAACTGCCGGGACGGGCCTGGCCCGTGCTGGGCGTCCACCCCGGCCTGGTGTCCCAGCTCGTCGACGACGGGACGGACCCCGAGGCGGCCCGCGACCTGATGCAGGTCGGGCTCGACACCGCCGCGGAGTACGTCGCCGACGGGCCGGCGCTGGCGCTGAAGTCCGGGCGCCCCCACTACGAGGTGAGCGACGCGGTGTGGGACGCCTCCAACGACGTGATGAAACACGGGTTCGAACTGGCCGCCGAGTCCGAGTGTGCGATCCAGTTGCACGCAGAGAGCAGCGAGGACTTCACCGACGTCGCCGAATGGGCCCGAGACCGAGGACTCGACCCCGAGCGCGTCGTCAAACACTACTCTGGCGGCCGCCTGGCGGGGATCACCAAGAGCGTCATCTCCCACAAGGACGAACTAGAACTCGCTATCGACGAGGGCGAGCCGTTCATGATGGAGACGGACTTCGTCGACGACCCAGACCGTCCGGGCGCGGTGCTTGGCGTCGGCACGGTCCCCTCGCGGGTGCGCTGGCTCCGCGAACAGGGCTACGACGAGGCCATCGAGCGCGCGCACGTCGACACGCCCGCGGCGGTGTACGGTATCGATACTCAGGCGACGCTGGGCTGA
- a CDS encoding CAP domain-containing protein, translated as MLRIDGRVLAASVLGVFIVGAVLGFAVGGGSGQPGGPAAPTDAAPSDEAAPTPAPAPVPTATLTATGTATTTGTDVPTLTPTRTAATTAVPRPTVTTEPTPTATRTPILIRRVDTERIEGHLRQLINDWRERRGLDPFTNRRGTVVRKLDRMAAAHSVDMADVGETIHRIDNRSSAGRYRAADLFETCQFKKRGDEYIVTPTRNRLELLGKTYAGTTYRGPNGPRYNENESMVAQSIFENWRTTSVFRERLAYANATRIGIGIETTDKNEVYVTGNLCGVYGSD; from the coding sequence ATGCTCCGGATAGACGGGCGCGTGCTCGCTGCGTCCGTGCTCGGCGTCTTCATCGTCGGCGCCGTCCTCGGGTTCGCGGTCGGCGGCGGGAGCGGCCAGCCCGGTGGCCCGGCGGCGCCCACCGACGCCGCCCCGAGCGACGAGGCCGCACCGACTCCTGCGCCGGCGCCGGTTCCGACGGCGACGCTCACCGCGACCGGTACGGCGACGACCACGGGGACCGACGTCCCGACGCTGACGCCGACGCGGACGGCTGCGACGACGGCGGTACCGAGACCGACGGTAACGACCGAGCCGACGCCCACCGCGACGCGGACACCGATACTGATCCGGCGGGTCGACACCGAGCGGATCGAAGGGCACCTCCGACAGCTCATAAACGACTGGCGCGAGCGCCGAGGGCTCGACCCGTTCACCAATCGCCGCGGGACGGTCGTGCGGAAACTCGACCGGATGGCCGCGGCCCACAGCGTCGACATGGCCGACGTCGGCGAGACGATCCATCGGATCGACAACCGCTCCAGCGCCGGTCGCTATCGCGCCGCCGACCTCTTCGAGACCTGCCAGTTCAAGAAGCGCGGCGACGAGTACATCGTGACGCCGACTCGCAACCGCCTGGAACTCCTGGGCAAGACCTACGCCGGGACGACCTACCGCGGACCGAACGGCCCCCGGTACAACGAGAACGAGTCGATGGTCGCCCAGTCAATCTTCGAGAACTGGCGGACGACCTCGGTGTTCCGCGAACGCCTCGCCTACGCCAACGCCACCCGGATCGGCATCGGTATCGAGACCACCGACAAGAACGAGGTGTACGTGACCGGTAACCTCTGTGGCGTCTACGGGTCGGACTGA
- a CDS encoding NYN domain-containing protein, translating into MSRLGRLLGGGESAGADDPSDGNATGPTRTDRDARGHDQPRVGLFVDGPNVLRDEFDVDLDDVRAAAERYGHLAFGRLYLNENAPAGLIQAAEARGFEVVSTSGDVDVKLGVDATAATVEEAIDVLVVASRDTDFKPVLEAAAERGLATIAVAPGEHGRSDALRNTAHESITLD; encoded by the coding sequence ATGAGCAGGTTGGGACGGCTGTTGGGCGGCGGCGAGTCGGCCGGCGCGGACGACCCGAGCGACGGGAACGCCACAGGCCCGACCAGGACCGACCGCGACGCTCGCGGGCACGACCAGCCGCGGGTGGGGCTGTTCGTCGACGGACCGAACGTCCTGCGCGACGAGTTCGACGTGGACCTCGACGACGTGCGGGCCGCCGCCGAGCGGTACGGCCACCTCGCGTTCGGCCGCCTCTACCTGAACGAGAACGCGCCGGCGGGGCTCATCCAGGCGGCGGAGGCGCGGGGGTTCGAGGTGGTCTCGACCAGCGGCGACGTGGACGTGAAACTGGGCGTCGACGCGACGGCGGCGACCGTCGAGGAGGCCATCGACGTGCTCGTCGTCGCCTCACGGGATACGGACTTCAAACCGGTGCTAGAGGCGGCCGCCGAACGCGGCCTGGCGACTATCGCCGTCGCACCCGGCGAACACGGTCGGTCGGACGCGCTGCGCAACACCGCCCACGAGTCGATCACGCTGGACTAG